AGCTTTGTCAAGCTGCCGTCTGCAGACATACATCCCGTTTATGGAGGCAACAACTTTTCCACGACCCCTTACGCCACCGCATTCGAGACTCCTCTAATTGAGTCGACGTCTACTTTTGGAGCCGCTCGTTCTCGGTCatgtactcctccttcagGTCAGCTTTTGGACGCATCTCCCACTAAAACGACCAATGTGACTCCCCGGCGAGTCCCCGTGGACCATCCCTCCTTGCATTCTAATCCCGAGGGTCGGTTTCTCATTGACAGCTGTCCCGAGCAGGAACTCAAACGCGAATCTTCTTCCGTTGCAATCCCTCCTAAAGGTTACAAGTACCCTATTGACGACCGTTtccctgctgctgttccaCGCCAGTCTTCCCCTCCTGCTGATCCGTACCAGGAGATACCCGAGCCGTACGACTGCTGGAACGAAGAGGCGGACCGGAAGAGCCCCGGGGCCCCTTCCGTTGTTACCAGACATCCTTACTATCGGTACTTTGTCATGCGGTTTTCCAGAGACTTGTATCTGACCACAACTCCCACCCAGCATCATATGGTGGCCAACCAGGCGCAGTCGTATTATGTGAAGAATGAGGACTACCGGTTCATGTTCTACACCAACATTAACGAGCAGCCCGTGACGATTGTGGAGAAGCGAGACAACTTTCTGCAGATCTGCTACGACGACTCATCCAGGCCACCGCTCGAGGACTACAATTTGTCCAGCActgtgtctctggagcAGTCCATCGATTCTCAGTCTCTCAGCGAGTCGCTGTCGGACATTGTGAATCCCTCTTTTGTCGGCCAGGCAATCGAGATCCCCTGTGGTGACAAGGGAAAGAACAAAAAGTACAAGCGTTACTCATTTATCGACGAGCTGGGTCAGGAGTGGTTCATCACGAACGAAAAGTCAGGAGTTTACACTTTCTCCAACGCCAACTCCGTGGTAGCAACTTACAAGCGTAAGGAGAATATTGGCAAGCGTATTGTCAAGAACGGACTCGAGTGGTTGTCTCAACAGGAGAGcaacaagaacgacaaCTATCGTGCTCTTCCCAGTGCCGGTCCTCAGCCTGTAGCATCATCTATCGAGACCGAGGCTAGCGCTACATTGACTGTCAGTGAGCTGGTGGACCCGTCTTCGAACCTGTGGAAGATTTGCATTGGGTTGCTAGTGACCGTTGCTTACAAGAAACCGAAGCAGTAGGCTGAGAAAGCCACTGGAGCCAAGACACAttaatacaagtaattaCATTAGTAAATGCATTCATTATAGACTAGGGTGTGGCAGCATtatggtactgtacatacaggATGACAGTTGCTGGAAGCAATTTACTTTAAGCACGGAGAAACTATTGGCTGTGTGGAACTCCTCGTTGTGAGGAGGTTGGAATTTTTTATCCACTATGATACATGATTATAGGATTAAACTCGTAAAATATATCTCAACTGTCATCAAGTTATATGCAGTGTAGTCTGTTGTATGAGTAAAAGAACACCGGTAGCCACATCCACATATGTGAGACAACGCGGTTGTTATGAGGCAAAGATCTGTGCACACTATTGAAGAAAGTAGCATCGGTTAATTATCATGATATCTTGTACAAGACGTGGTTTAGTGGGGGgaggtacaagtagcacatattgtatgtacagatGGAGATTGTCTTTGCCGCTCTTtcaggtactgtacttttatTAGTTATAGACCAGCGTACTTGTGGTGCGATACTGGTGGTACACTTATGGGCATGCTGCGGTGTGCTT
This genomic interval from Yarrowia lipolytica chromosome 1E, complete sequence contains the following:
- a CDS encoding uncharacterized protein (Compare to YALI0E25806g, no similarity) — translated: MKSIFHEETDSEWSVDLNDPKHNRRFIQVPRKPVGTGQSKLRDPDMVTQADGKVIECFPFTNDPLPAMPCSPEESPYREDSGAGTGPSAEPSTSPDTRPARSFSVSRKPVQYGVQTPTPVRTRGYTESDVGGTMTTSVTQVTNKTPPLGSEGFSVAGARPKSKHSSMRESSKADLSKALSKIGIKPSGSSRDLPTDPDELQASREEHIRDSYAALERVRDSRAVQEFYAAGGEGEKEKEKEKGEKWEKEKAKEKEKEKEKTEEREKSRSRSRSRDVIGGGSQSSVLERLSEESLSSDKRLGQLGEHLTKKEVLKSPGASTLEHDGISDATSTEKHDSDNDSDSDCDTQSFVKLPSADIHPVYGGNNFSTTPYATAFETPLIESTSTFGAARSRSCTPPSGQLLDASPTKTTNVTPRRVPVDHPSLHSNPEGRFLIDSCPEQELKRESSSVAIPPKGYKYPIDDRFPAAVPRQSSPPADPYQEIPEPYDCWNEEADRKSPGAPSVVTRHPYYRYFVMRFSRDLYLTTTPTQHHMVANQAQSYYVKNEDYRFMFYTNINEQPVTIVEKRDNFLQICYDDSSRPPLEDYNLSSTVSLEQSIDSQSLSESLSDIVNPSFVGQAIEIPCGDKGKNKKYKRYSFIDELGQEWFITNEKSGVYTFSNANSVVATYKRKENIGKRIVKNGLEWLSQQESNKNDNYRALPSAGPQPVASSIETEASATLTVSELVDPSSNLWKICIGLLVTVAYKKPKQ